Below is a window of Electrophorus electricus isolate fEleEle1 chromosome 1, fEleEle1.pri, whole genome shotgun sequence DNA.
catctttaaatattcttagatttatatatttcgttatatattttttctgtcataaaataaatataggcagattttaaaatgttagtaCATAATCACTCATAGAACATTATAATCAAAAACACGTATTTTATCATTAGGAATAAAAGATTATGAATTGAGATGCATCCAGAATCTgtcaaaatcacaaataaaactttttCCCTGATGTATtgaggagaaaaataaacagcagatgATGCTGCTTACAGAGCACTGAAGAGGAAAATATCCAGTAATGGAACTACAGACAGTTTAATTCTAGTGTGACTGTGAGGGTGCTCCATGGTGAGGGGTGTGCTGATATTACATGCTGTCTAGTTCTGAAGAGCCCGTCGAGTGAGGGGCATCAACACAGGCATCATCACAGATCCAGCCACATGAAACTTCTGTGCTAGAAAAGTACTAATGCTCCAATCTAGGATTCAGCTTGGTAATAGAAAATCATGGCATGAATTTGGATTTTTGAACTTTTAAAGTTTACACTGCTCTATATTTCAGTACTCAGTTCATTACGCCCTGTACAACCATGCAGCCGTTTTATGGTTTTATAAGTTTCTAAATTTGTCTGATTTGGTCAGATGATACAATATTGATGTAATACATTCAGCCAACCCTATAATCATCATGAGTGTCACACAACCCCTTCTCTTTTATGTATCAGATCTTGATTATCAAAAGTGTGTTACTGGCAACACCAGCTGAAAACCCTGTGTTAATTAGGAGTCATTGATTCATGAGATGCAGCTTGTTGGTGTTACACAAGCAGGAGAGAGCTGGTTTAACAGTAGAGATACCTAATACACTAATGTTTAATAGAACTTTGATTGGTATCTAGGTTAGTGGTGCATGGCTTTGCTTTCCATATATGAAGTAAGAACTAATTAACTTTGTGTTATGGTCCAGGTTGTCAGGTCTCTTTTTACATGTCACTGTGTAaacattatgtttttatttatgtactgGAATGTAGAATAGGGCTGTGGACAAAACACTACAGGTGATGAACTATGGGTGCTATGAAGCTATCACCCCATCCACACCCCTTGGCTGAAGGCAAAATGGTTGGGAGAtgtacattgaaaaaaaaacccaggtCAAGAGACTCCATACCTAGAATGTTAAAAATGCTTTTGCCCAAAACAGTTGCCCTGTAAAGATGAACTTCTGTCATACCAACCAGCCACTTGCTGCCTCTGCTTAAAGCCCTTCAGTGACCTTTGACCATAGTACCCAAACTGTTATCTGAATAATCCCTGCATATCCATTTCTACTCCTTCAGCCACTACATATAACAGATCAACCAGCCTTGGTGTGTATTGTCTATGCAAATGCAAAACTCCACCCAGTGTTTCCCTCTTGTACATAAGCAATTGTACATAAGCCCTCGTCATGGCTCACCTAGCTCAGCATACAGCGGCTGAACTCCAGGTTCCTTCGGCCCACCTCAGTAGTCTTGTCTCTGGTAGCCAGCAGAGCTGTTGTAAGTGGAACCCATACTGCCTGTTGCATCCACGTCACCTGTGTAGGTCATGTACTCTGCACCTGCCGGGGGCATTGCTGCAGTGACCTGGCTAGGGTCAGCATAGTCCTGCAAGAACAGAGCGGAACTTGCACCAAGCTGGAATCTCCGGAATGCCAAAAAAGCCTGACCAGCCTGAAGGATGTGAGCAGGTGAGCAGAGAAAGGGTTGATGGGTACACAAAGATTATTGTGTGGAAAAGACTGAGTATTACAGTAGAGTGGAAAGAGGGAAGTAATTATGTTTATGTGTCAGTGGTAGGATTGAGAATGAATGTAGGGCCATTATTCATTTTGTAAACAAAGATAAGGATTAGGGAGTGGAGGGAAATCAGgatgatgaggagagagagggagaaagggagagaaatacATTAACTTGGTTAGTTCAAATGATCAACTATGTTAATATAGATCAAAGTTAGAAGTTATTTAGTCTGACACAATTAAGAAGTGATTTCACTTAAGTGACACAACCcagaatacacatacatacatacacagcagaaaaaaaatgctcagatcACTTCTATCGAAGGCTCTTTAGTCTATTAAAACAGACCAAATTTAATTCACAAACAGCACACTATATAAAATAATCAAGCAAATTGCTAATTAAGACAAAGAAGGATCCAAGTGTAGCCAGAGCTTAACAAAACTCTAATATaaacatatgtaaatgtaacaaatcaAACCACACAATAACATTAATGCCAAATAACATGATGATGTTCTATGTTCAATTTTAACTTTAGAAAACTAATAACAtaactaaaaactaaataaaactaatGAGTGTGCAGAAAGGAAAACTGAAATTGTACTGTAACTATAGCACGATCTTATAAGAACAGTGCTCTCTAGACATTAGATGTGAATGCAGAAACAGGCCAAAGACGATGGCCCTATGTAGTGTTCTATTATCTTTAAGGCTAATCACTGTAACCATCATATAACCAGCATACTTAAAACTAAATGCATGGCTCCATCTTGAGTTCCCTGAATGGGATAACTGTCCAGCACAGACCAGCAATGAGAAAACTCTGTAATGTAGTGGTTCTCAAAGATTTTACATCGCATACCATCACAGAAAATATTTGGCTCTTCAACTACCACCATTATAACCgacatgttattttatttaaaaaaggtatGTTGGAGATTCCTCTGTGTACCACCAGAGGGATAATGTGTACCACCTGTGGTCCAGTGTACAAACAAATGAGAGTCATTCAGTTCTGTTTCTTCAAGTCAGAGAGCTCTGGCCTAGGCAGAATTTTCACAGCAGTTTCTCTATAGTCCACACATTAATGGTGAGAACAGGGTCAAACTATACTGGATACTTTTTACATGGCATACAGTATACACTATCTAAACACTTTATGTTCCACTTGCTGCACctggaacaaaaacacattcagcaaCAACTGCAAGATTCCAAATATTAGGATGTCAGTGAATTCTTGAAAAATGTGGAACAACACTTTTTTGCCATATGAGGTGGTAATTTCTGTAAGAATGGAGTTGTATATGTGTACTATAAATGTAAGGTGAAAAAATTCCTTTTCCAACTCCAGATAGTAATGAGCTATTGAAAAAATACTGCATGATCAACAGTTGTtgcacaaatgtaaatatgtggGCTCATTGTTTCCTTCATATCAGTCTTCTAACACAACCTGTGGTTATAGACATTCTGCATAAAGGGCACATATGATTCAGTGATGCCCCTCTCACACATGACAGTTGATACTGATCACACCGAGACTCTACGTGCATTTATCacaacacaaaaagaaagaaatgtcatAGCAGATAAACATAGAGGTTATGTCAGTGCtattatgtatgcatgtgctgtGCTTTAGACAAATGGGGAAGGAGGGCGAGTTGCAAACAGCTTGTTGTATTCCTCTTCAAACGAAACTTTCTTTAGACGCTCCACTGCCAGCAATGTTAAAGCACCCTATAGAAGAACAAAATGACCAAAGGCACTTCACtaagtaataaaagaaaaaaaagaaaaacaccatcACACTTATGCTGTTACACTTGAAGCGATCTTTCTAGAGACAGCATTATCACCATCAAGTTATGTGCAATGCTTTATCCAACTTGTCCAGTCTAGACATAGAAAGTTGAAACTTTAACCAGTCATGGTACAAAAATAGTAGAAAAATTAACTATAAATCCCTAAAACTACAATATAATACTGAAGTTATTACTGGATTAAAagttaaagagaataaaaatgtgttcaGGCCATGAAAGCatatttcatgtaaaaaaaaaattaagattttatCAGCCAGTTAAATGGTTGTTCAGTTCAGTTATTGattatatcattttttaaatataaattttaagaTTATACATTAAAATTAATGCACAATAATGAAAGATTAATGTATAAGGGTAGCACAGGTAGACAAAGAGTAATGCATTCAGACTTGGCCAcagtttaaatgaaataaagttGCACTAGTAGATTACTTTCAGGCTACAGCCTGAGCCTGGTCTTGAGTTAAGACCAACTGACAGTTGATATTAATGAGGTTGTTATTAGAGCAATATATTTTAAGACATTAGTTATTAATGCAGGACAAAGCTTACACAAATACAAAGGATATTGGATACATGCAGCAAACACTGACAGAGAACACAGCACAACCGTACAGAGCAGTTTCAGAGAGACTCTCACCAGGTCAGCATCCCTAGAAAGAACACTGCTAATATATTGTTACAATTCCTTCTCAGTGAGATTAAAGAGCATGCACAGGGGTCATTAGTGGATCATAACATTAACTaacctttttattgttttaatgttgtaaGATCATTGCCTTAAAGTAACATTCCATGACTGTAAAAGTCATTTTAAGTACCATTACCAAATCCCTTTTAAGAGCACAGATTGATTATAATATCATATTTAAGAAAAATCATAAGGGTTTTGACTCCACTGGgctataaaatataaatcttgGATGTTACATCAAGAACCTTGTTTAGGAACTTCTTGAGAGAAATATATGTCCTTTGGGAATCCCTTATTTTTATAGCCGTCCAATGCAGCCAGACTGGGACCTTGATGTTATGGAATTACATTGCGTGTCTTTGGTGTCCGCAGTGATGAAGGGCAGTACTGACCcaggagaagatggagaagaaggagaaagtgaTGGCTGCTCTCGCTGCATCTGCCCCCTCGTTCAAGGGGTTGTCTTTGTTTTCAGTCATCTGCCACTGGTTGGTCAGGAAACAGAAGCCCACAAACCACATGAAAGCCCAGAAAGCTGCAGAAAACAGGAGGAACAAGGGAGCCCAGACACCATGTGTTACAGCCCTGATATTCACTTCTGGGCCTGGCATGCAAACATGTTCCACACGATCCACTTCCAGATGTTTTTACTTGTTGGCCACTGTATTATTACACCTGACTCCTAACTAAAGGCAAAGTCCAAGTATAACAAGAGTCAATATCTTGTCCGGTATTATTGTACCACTAAACCCACTTGATCTTCAAGTGAAGGGAAGATTTGTTTGCAGTTTTGTATTCAACCTGCAGAGAGCAGCAAACTCtcatgttggggtgtgtgtgtgtgtgtgtgtgtgtgtgtgtgtgtgtgtgtgtgtgtgtgtgtgtgtgtgtgtgtgtgtaagaaaagcAAAGCACTTTTCTCTTATTAAAGAACATGGATTAAGGGCAGGGAAGCactttttgttcagtgttttgggGAATATTATATTCTATGattaaatatattcatttagACCATATTTGGTTTAGTGAACTAGCAAACCTCAAGTAAATACTGACTCAGGAAAGGTTTATCAAGGATAAATACAGCAGAAAAAGAGCATGGTCACAGTAAGAGCAGGTTCTTGGTAAAGGAACTGCAGGCTCTCTTTGAGACTGCTCTGTGccaataaacattaatttatgtaCAATGGCAATACAATAAGACAATACAAATACAGAgctgaaaataatttttgatttGAATCTGGATGTGCTGATTCCTCACAACATAACACCCATAACCCATAAGGCAGGTTCTGACATTTGTGATTGTTGCTTATTACTTTGTAGTTCTATTTAGTGTACAATATACTGGaacatacaatacagtacaatggCATTAACTCTTGGTAAGGAGAGTTGTTTCACGGCTGTCTCACCTGAGATGCCGATGTCGGCCAGCACGGCCTTCTTGCGGTCCTTGACTCCGCTGATCTGTGGGAAGTAGACGTCCAGGGCCAGAAAGGCAATGCAGCAGAGAAAGGCCAGGGAACCCATGACCACTCCGTAGTGGCAGGTGCTTTGGTTATGGTTAAATATGCAGTACTCTACCATCTCATTTGGATGGTTCAAGTAGCCTTCATTAGCAATGCAGCCAAAGATCACAATGGAAAAGATCTACAGGCAtggggaaagaaagaatgagagagaacatgtgaTTACATAAAAACAGGATAAAAGAGAGACAttaaaaaagagagataaaCCTCTGCAACAAGGACATAGGCAACAATTTTCTGGAGAAGAAGCATTCTAGTTTTGGCACAGTTCATACTCCTAACACATGGCCTCTGCATAAGTTCAATGATTGTGTctttttgtgcatgcatgtgcatgtgtgtgtgcatgagtgtgtatagTTCAGGCCAAAGGTTTAGATACATGTAAGCCAAAGACATTCAAACATCCACATCACCATGTTATCATATATTTCTTTTCGCAATCAGGGCATTTACTTTCCTCACCTCATAAGTAATATAAAGTCTTTAAAGTCTATGTGTTTTTGGCTTTGCAGAGGAAAATGCATGCAACTCAGCCAAGACCTCATAAAAACTGTGTATATAGCCTTGAAtagctgatctgagaacaggcATACGGCTTGGGCATTCAGATGCCCAGATCACAAGGCTCCTGCTTCCCATGAGCACATGAAAGGAGGCATTGTAGCAGGCAGCACATGGGGCTCTGATCTTGTGATTGTTAGCAGCAGAGCTTTATGTGCCTTGTATTTCAAGTTTGTATCAACCTGAATACTGTTTTAGAATTTGATTAAGGTGCAATTATCATTAAACATTAGTAATGTCTTATTGTCCTAGTCCAAAATGAGTCCAATTTACAGAACCTATAAAAGTGTAGTAGTAAATAAAAGTGTAGTAGTAAATGACCTGTACATAGATACAGAATATGAGGAATGAGGAACCTGTACATAGATACAGAATATTAGGAATATTCTTCAGAGTGAATTTTCTTTATCAAATCATTCCATAATTTTACAGCACAGCTATATTAAATAATGCAGTGTTCTTCAGAGTGAATTTTCTTTATCACATCATTCCATAATTTTACAGCACAGCTATAGAGGCTCATTATTACTCTCTTGAAAATCACAGAACTAGAAATTTCAGTTTTCTAATTACTCTAATCACACCTCTGGGACTGATGGTAACAATGTGAACCTACCCCAAGGACCAGCCGGAACTGATTGCATCAGAGTGAACCTACCCCAAGGACCTGCCAGAACTGATCGCATCAGAGTGAACCTACCCCAAGCACCTGCCAGAACTGATCATACCAGGCTGAACTTGTTGTTTCACCAGGGCAGTGGTAACTATAGTTCTCCCACTAATAAATCAATCAAGTCCATTCATAAGGCACAGAGAAATTACATCATGCTGCTGGTCATGCTACAGAGGAGTGTACTGTTTTGAAGTGGACACTGCCACAGAAGaatctacagacacacatttgcCATGTTTTCCCCA
It encodes the following:
- the syngr1a gene encoding synaptogyrin-1a isoform X1 — translated: MEQAYGAGKAGGAFDPLTFLQQPQTILRIMSWIFSIVIFGCIANEGYLNHPNEMVEYCIFNHNQSTCHYGVVMGSLAFLCCIAFLALDVYFPQISGVKDRKKAVLADIGISAFWAFMWFVGFCFLTNQWQMTENKDNPLNEGADAARAAITFSFFSIFSWDYADPSQVTAAMPPAGAEYMTYTGDVDATGSMGSTYNSSAGYQRQDY
- the syngr1a gene encoding synaptogyrin-1a isoform X2, whose amino-acid sequence is MEQAYGAGKAGGAFDPLTFLQQPQTILRIMSWIFSIVIFGCIANEGYLNHPNEMVEYCIFNHNQSTCHYGVVMGSLAFLCCIAFLALDVYFPQISGVKDRKKAVLADIGISAFWAFMWFVGFCFLTNQWQMTENKDNPLNEGADAARAAITFSFFSIFSWGALTLLAVERLKKVSFEEEYNKLFATRPPSPFV